From the genome of Sander lucioperca isolate FBNREF2018 chromosome 1, SLUC_FBN_1.2, whole genome shotgun sequence, one region includes:
- the gpr137 gene encoding integral membrane protein GPR137: MEAPVTAAPPPNSSDLPGPIPLHPAVAPSVELGFTILYTTLYAALFLVVYIQLWLLYLYRHKRWSYQSVFLFLCLLWAALRTTLFSFYFCNALEANHLPVAAYWLLYCFPVCLQFFTLSLINLYFTQVLLKVREKYSSDPDRGIWLARCAYGALSAIFLCVNVACASLEDRGTGSGGRTWSLVLVRVLVNDLLFILDAVLLAALLLLLTRHSRSTSPYLLSKGTTVCRTAALGAAVILLFASRACYNLAVLILSQNHRVESFNFDWYNVSDQADLRSELGDRGYLAFGAILFIWELLPTSLLILILRVPRPAQETSSMAINNRVLPRPYFFDDPQGSDDDAPAPWARGSQPHSSWYGSETAPLLFASNPPDQGQQHHSFYSTPQN; the protein is encoded by the exons ATGGAAGCTCCAGTCACAGCTGCCCCTCCTCCCAACTCCTCCGACCTGCCGGGCCCGATCCCCCTGCATCCAGCTGTCGCCCCGTCGGTCGAGCTCGGCTTCACTATCCTCTACACCACTCTGTACGCCGCGCTGTTCCTGGTGGTGTACATACAGCTCTGGCTTCTCTACCTCTACAGACACAAAAGATGGAGCTACCAGAGCGTCTTCCTGTTCCTCTGCCTGCTCTGGGCTGCCCTGCGCACCACCCTGTTCTCCTTTTACTTCTGTAACGCTCTGGAGGCCAACCACCTACCTGTTGCAGCCTACTGGCTGCTCTACTgcttccctgtctgtctgcagttcTTCACTCTCAGCCTCATTAACCTGTATTTCACTCAG GTGTTACTCAAAGTGAGAGAGAAGTATAGCTCAGACCCGGACAGAGGAAT ATGGCTGGCGCGGTGCGCGTACGGTGCACTGAGCGCCATCTTTCTCTGCGTCAACGTGGCCTGTGCGTCTCTGGAGGACAGAGGCACCGGGTCAGGGGGGCGGACCTGGAGTCTGGTCCTGGTTCGAGTTCTAGTCAATGACTTGCTCTTCATTCTGGATGCGGTGTTACTGGCCGCCTTGCTGTTGCTCCTGACCCGACACTCGCGCTCCACCAGCCCCTACCTGCTCAGCAAG GGGACCACGGTGTGCCGTACAGCAGCCCTGGGAGCAGCAGTGATCTTGTTGTTTGCGAGTCGGGCCTGCTACAACCTGGCGGTGCTCATTCTGTCTCAGAACCACCGAGTGGAGTCCTTCAACTTTGACTGGTACAACGTCTCAGACCAG gCTGACTTGCGTAGTGAACTGGGCGACAGGGGCTACCTGGCCTTCGGCGCCATCCTCTTCATATGGGAGCTGCTGCCGACCAGTCTGCTCATCCTCATCCTCAGGGTTCCCCGGCCTGCGCAGGAG ACCAGCAGCATGGCCATTAACAACAGGGTCCTACCCCGGCCATATTTCTTTGATGACCCTCAAGGCAGCGATGACGATGCACCCGCTCCATGGGCACGTGGTTCACAGCCACACTCAAG CTGGTACGGCTCAGAGACGGCTCCTCTCCTGTTTGCCAGCAATCCACCAGATCAGGGCCAGCAGCACCACTCATTCTACTCCACCCCCCAGAACTGA